Proteins found in one Pempheris klunzingeri isolate RE-2024b chromosome 6, fPemKlu1.hap1, whole genome shotgun sequence genomic segment:
- the bphl gene encoding valacyclovir hydrolase yields MALLVCGGRLLKSRSDAKRVVAAMQPLCSSVASGRQHVNGVDLYYEQTGRGKHAVLLLPGALGSTRTDFGPQLKSLNKERFTVVGWDPRGYGQSRPPDRDFPPDFFERDAKDAVDLMKALGFGKFSLLGWSDGGITALIAAAKNRDLISKMVVWGSNSFVSQQDLKICNAVRDISKWSVRMRQPMEEVYGTEVFARTWEAWVDGIAQFAERPEGSICMELLPLISCPTLIIHGEKDPMVPGFHPQYLLKHIKGSRLHLMPEGKHNLHLRYADEFNKLVEDFLED; encoded by the exons ATGGCGCTGTTAGTGTGCGGAGGACGTTTGTTAAAAAGCAGAAGTGACGCTAAGAGGGTCGTGGCAGCGATGCAGCCCCTCTG CTCCTCGGTGGCCTCGGGCAGGCAGCATGTTAATGGAGTGGATCTGTACTACgagcagacaggcagagggaaacacgctgtgctgctgctgcctggtgCTCTGG GAAGCACCCGGACCGACTTTGGCCCTCAGCTGAAGTCTCTCAATAAGGAACGCTTCACTGTGGTGGGCTGGGATCCCCGTGGTTATGGACAATCCCGCCCCCCGGACAGAGACTTCCCCCCTGACTTCTTTGAGCGGGATGCAAAGGATGCAGTGGATCTGATGAAG GCGTTGGGCTTTGGAAAGTTCTCTCTGCTGGGGTGGAGTGACGGAGGAATCACCGCTCTGATTGCGGCCGCGAAGAACCGCGACCTGATCAGCAAGATGGTCGTGTGGGGCTCCAACTCCTTCGTCTCCCAGCAGGACCTCAAGATTTGCAACG CTGTCCGCGATATCTCCAAGTGGAGCGTGAGGATGAGGCAGCCCATGGAGGAGGTGTATGGAACAGAAGTGTTTGCTAGGACCTGGGAGGCCTGGGTGGACGGGATCGCACAGTTTGCAGAGAGACCAGAAG GGAGTATCTGCATGGAGCTTCTGCCCCTAATCAGCTGTCCAACCCTCATCATCCATGGAGAGAAGGACCCCATGGTGCCCGGCTTCCACCCGCAGTACCTCCTCAAGCACATTAAAGGATCACG ATTACACCTGATGCCAGAGGGTAAACACAATCTCCACCTGAGGTATGCGGATGAATTTAACAAACTGGTGGAAGACTTCCTGGAAGACTGA
- the psmg4 gene encoding proteasome assembly chaperone 4 produces the protein MTETQNGGAFEAISVHNFSEKILEQVVHFHAMKLSGGFFLWVGSSPVLSNLAVSMSSKYDSMPLSTLVMGDPSNTAPNSLAQRLAKKTKKQVYVSYSLPMTDSNLSLLVENRIKKELELHPEHF, from the exons atgaccGAAACACAAAACGGAGGCGCGTTTGAGGCCATTTCGGTGCACAACTTTTCGGAGAAGATTCTGGAGCAGGTCGTGCACTTCCACGCGATGAAGCTCAGCGGAGGGTTTTTCCTGTGGGTCGGCTCGAGCCCCGTCCTGTCCAACCTGGCGGTGTCCATGAGCAGCAAATAT GATTCGATGCCTTTATCTACGTTAGTCATGGGGGACCCATCCAACACTGCTCCAAATTCCTTGGCACAGAGATTAG CAAAGAAGACCAAAAAGCAAGTATATGTGAGCTACAGTCTGCCCATGACGGACTCCAACCTCAGTCTTTTGGTGGAGAACCGGATCAAGAAggagctggagctccatcccgAACACTTCTGA
- the LOC139203092 gene encoding solute carrier family 22 member 23: MAAGRPEAQDHPPENGFTPLEHPAPRLLPHIDGSVLPSLGGFGKHQKQLVVLTWIPALFIGFSQFSDYFLLAQPNGTCVQPLTNQSNWTAALPPVTVTTGLPALQLKANGTGEGYGDGGGGGALLCACKEWRLELQTGLSQNVVTKWNLVCDSAWKVHIAKFSLLVGSIFGYLVMGVMADWFGRHPVLILSVLFMLVFGLSVAFSVNVTMFSTLRFFEGFCLAGLALSLYVLRIELCLPGWRFSMTMVASFLMVGGQLLMPGVAALCRNWPDRDDWQVLQIVIISPFVLMLPYVWIFPESLRWLLATQHYRRSKAMMLRIARKNQVDMTTEPSGVLTELEQELHKKPQRTCIVKMMSTRNLWKNIVVLCVNSLTGYGIHHCFARSMMDPEAQPTALCHADYYTMAGIAVATCLAVCPAVGLMGRRGGLLTFMIITALASLLQLGLLNLIGKYSLRHDTVLRDTLNRKFSVAFSIIGMFSSHAVSTLSIFFCAEITPTVIRGGGLGLVLASAGFGMLTAPIMELHNQKGYFLHHVIFACCTLLCIICLLLLPEPRGQPLPESLADGETFTRQTLLHPGEQHLLLAKNDGDYSRVHDTPLHLSATGGATVAVATALAAVPATYALATGGEVIGNRAIANGV, encoded by the exons ATGGCAGCCGGTCGCCCGGAGGCGCAGGACCACCCGCCCGAGAACGGCTTCACCCCGCTGGAGCACCCAGCGCCCCGGCTGTTACCGCACATCGACGGCTCGGTTCTGCCGTCTCTGGGGGGCTTTGGGAAGCACCAGAAGCAGCTCGTGGTCCTGACCTGGATACCGGCATTGTTCATCGGCTTTAGCCAGTTTTCGGATTATTTCCTCCTGGCGCAGCCCAATGGCACGTGCGTGCAGCCCCTCACGAACCAGAGTAACTGGACCGCGGCTCTCCCGCCGGTCACCGTCACCACCGGCCTGCCCGCGCTGCAACTCAAAGCCAACGGCACCGGGGAGGGATACGGcgacggcggcggcggcggcgctTTGCTGTGCGCCTGCAAGGAGTGGAGGCTGGAGCTGCAGACGGGACTCAGTCAGAATGTGGTTACCAAG TGGAACCTGGTGTGTGACTCAGCCTGGAAGGTGCACATTGCCAAGTTCTCTTTGCTGGTGGGCTCCATATTTGGCTACCTAGTGATGGGTGTCATGGCCGACTG GTTTGGTCGACACCCAGTGTTGATTCTCTCGGTGCTCTTCATGCTGGTGTTTGGCCTCAGCGTTGCCTTCTCCGTGAACGTCACCATGTTCAGCACCTTGCGCTTCTTTGAGGGTTTCTGCTTGGCGGgcctcgctctctccctctacGTGCTCA GGATCGAGCTTTGTTTGCCAGGCTGGCGCTTCTCCATGACCATGGTGGCCAGTTTTCTGATGGTGGGCGGGCAGCTACTGATGCCAGGGGTGGCCGCTCTGTGTCGCAATTGGCCGGACCGGGATGACTGGCAGGTCCTGCAGATCGTCATAATCAGCCCTTTCGTTCTGATGCTGCCCTACGTCTG gatTTTTCCCGAGTCGCTGCGCTGGTTGCTGGCCACCCAGCACTACAGGCGGTCCAAAGCCATGATGCTGCGCATCGCCAGGAAGAACCAGGTTGACATGACAACTGAGCCGAGTGGAGTTCTTACAG agctggagcaggagctgcACAAGAAACCCCAGAGGACCTGCATTGTCAAGATGATGAGCACCAGGAACCTGTGGAAAAACAttgtggtgctgtgtgtcaACTC GCTGACGGGTTACGGGATCCACCACTGCTTCGCCCGCAGTATGATGGACCCGGAGGCCCAGCCCACTGCTCTGTGCCACGCGGACTATTACACTATGGCTGGCATTGCCGTGGCAACCTGCTTAGCAGTTTGCCCCGCGGTGGGGTTGATGGGTCGGCGCGGGGGGCTGCTCACTTTTATGATCATAACAGCCCTGGCATCACTACTGCAGCTGGGTCTACTCAACT TGATCGGGAAGTACAGCCTTCGCCATGACACAG TTCTGCGAGACACTCTGAACAGGAAATTCTCGGTGGCCTTCTCCATCATCGGCATGTTCTCCTCTCACGCTGTCAGCACACTCAGCATCTTCTTCTGTGCTGAAATCACTCCTACAGTCATCAG ggGCGGAGGCCTCGGCCTGGTCCTGGCCAGCGCCGGCTTCGGCATGCTCACTGCACCCATCATGGAGCTCCACAACCAGAAGGGCTACTTCCTGCATCACGTGATCTTCGCCTGCTGCACCCTGCTGTGCAtcatctgcctgctgctgctgcctgagcCGCGGGGCCAGCCCCTGCCGGAGAGCCTGGCCGACGGAGAGACCTTCACCCGTCAGACCCTGCTCCACCCAGGAGAGCAGCACCTCCTGCTTGCCAAGAACGATGGGGACTACTCCCGCGTCCACGACACGCCGCTGCACCTGTCAGCCACTGGGGGCGCCACAGTGGCAGTAGCCACCGCTCTGGCAGCGGTACCTGCCACATACGCCCTGGCGACTGGTGGGGAGGTGATTGGAAATCGTGCCATAGCCAACGGGGTGTGA